Proteins from one Pseudomonadota bacterium genomic window:
- a CDS encoding UvrD-helicase domain-containing protein, with translation MVENNPFNPYLSFTISAAAGSGKTHQLSGRYLHLVAAGARPEEILCCTFTNKAAEEMKNRIIDNAFQLFTDPTAGQDFDRDLREWVEKTTVAAGKPRSATETARLILESSETVRVGTIDAFFSSLAHQYAPELGISPEAIIADQLTVRELQQHAWHELNRNIYQNADLQKEFEDYLRLSKGRGAWLSRGYIEQLHRQRAELEAYNFTPDRALEKLKLPELSIETATKDFYREVIIILTNLLEDPAFSPYQEKFGGSLKAAIKSLRHNRPLAEITAMLYQDKLLKKIDFGSYHCPDNFAISKQKLGRVDIKALIDDLNEQLAAALRPYRQALLVPGYNHTITMLTTLYRHYADIYESLKQRLKLLEFTDLGLAALRLWRDQRWNGIHFHLLSGIRHLLLDEFQDTSRLQWEVFRLLLGDALLAGESIFTDFSLFMVGDEKQSIYGFRNADYRVLADAGRLVTRHPRVIGHPLNESFRSSTLILDFVNRVFGHLNEVHQEEVIPFQTHSRHPKAWPLDGGSINLYPPFCDRKEEGEEAASYGLADEAAFVADTISRLLEDPRPLIRTRENGSMVQRRVRPEDITVLYRKRKGVSRLLDELCRRQVPVVRDDEGGFFQQPEIRDCLALVSLLADQGDELALLRLLRSPLSRLPDSAFHELLEQRLKNQEGNLLDQYLAGSDDSSLAKALSATVIQNQGLPLGQRFALFLEITAAHRMYQTRPDDQTPAANLDRFLSLLSNNGYHSAIEARTHLQKLSQADELSGSLGQRQNAVRLMTIHRAKGLQSEIIFLFNAGAGMRQDAGIIINRSSSRDRFPLLFLPRAKDDLPPVDFLEEMKTINQQESFREEIRVLYVALTRATQHLFITANTKKADEMPEVITIMEQVLGEMAAKNEDLTGAPCLAGIWLPHEQDRGDTAKAMSPNVKAFASAAENHRERLHIDPALLRSFRRQGRRSPSSEEILPTAPTAGSLSDRILGLIVHRVLEEELKGLKPSLAATCRGWAPAERYEEYFSKAEKMLAQLRLTSGYRQLKKTAVHAESAIAGWTENGQYILGRLDVLQIEDNRAAGLDFKTGEINRSQLDTYQRLLAEIFPHGSMSAIQSAEKIKETGETYEEEW, from the coding sequence ATGGTTGAAAATAATCCCTTTAATCCTTACCTTTCATTCACCATCTCAGCGGCAGCCGGCAGCGGCAAAACCCACCAGCTGTCCGGCCGCTATCTCCACCTGGTGGCAGCCGGCGCCCGGCCAGAAGAGATATTGTGCTGTACCTTTACCAACAAAGCCGCCGAAGAAATGAAGAATCGGATTATTGACAATGCCTTTCAGTTGTTTACCGATCCAACCGCCGGACAGGACTTTGACCGTGACCTGCGAGAGTGGGTCGAAAAAACAACGGTGGCAGCGGGTAAACCCCGTTCAGCAACTGAAACCGCCCGCCTGATCCTGGAGTCCAGCGAAACCGTGCGGGTGGGAACCATTGACGCTTTCTTTTCCTCCCTGGCTCACCAGTACGCCCCGGAGCTGGGAATCTCCCCGGAAGCAATCATTGCCGATCAGCTGACAGTCAGGGAACTGCAGCAACACGCCTGGCATGAGCTTAACCGAAATATTTACCAGAATGCAGACCTGCAAAAAGAATTTGAGGACTACCTGCGGCTCAGCAAGGGCCGTGGCGCCTGGCTGAGCCGAGGGTATATCGAACAACTGCATCGCCAGCGGGCTGAGCTTGAAGCTTATAACTTCACCCCTGACCGGGCACTGGAAAAGCTCAAGCTGCCCGAACTTTCCATTGAAACCGCCACCAAGGATTTTTACCGGGAAGTCATCATCATCCTGACCAACCTGCTGGAAGACCCGGCTTTTTCACCCTACCAGGAAAAATTTGGCGGGTCGCTGAAGGCAGCGATTAAATCACTGCGACATAACCGGCCTCTGGCTGAAATTACCGCCATGCTTTACCAGGATAAGTTGCTGAAAAAGATTGATTTCGGCAGCTATCACTGCCCTGACAACTTCGCCATCAGCAAACAAAAACTGGGACGGGTGGACATAAAAGCGCTTATTGATGACCTCAATGAACAGCTGGCCGCCGCGCTAAGACCTTATCGCCAGGCATTACTGGTTCCCGGTTACAATCACACCATCACCATGCTGACCACCCTCTACCGTCACTACGCGGACATTTACGAAAGTTTGAAACAACGGCTGAAACTGCTGGAATTTACCGATCTGGGCCTGGCCGCCCTGCGCCTGTGGCGGGATCAACGCTGGAACGGCATCCACTTTCACCTGCTTTCAGGTATCCGCCACCTGCTGCTGGATGAATTCCAGGATACCTCCCGCCTCCAATGGGAGGTCTTCCGCCTGCTGCTTGGGGATGCCCTGCTGGCCGGGGAAAGCATTTTTACTGACTTTTCCCTGTTTATGGTCGGGGATGAGAAACAATCAATTTATGGCTTTCGCAATGCTGATTACCGGGTCCTGGCCGACGCCGGCAGGCTGGTCACCAGACACCCCCGGGTAATCGGCCACCCATTGAATGAATCATTCCGTTCCTCAACCCTGATCCTCGATTTTGTCAACCGGGTATTTGGCCACCTCAACGAGGTTCATCAGGAAGAAGTCATTCCTTTTCAAACCCATAGCCGCCACCCGAAAGCCTGGCCCCTGGACGGCGGCTCCATCAATCTTTATCCACCGTTTTGCGACCGCAAGGAAGAAGGGGAAGAAGCCGCCAGCTACGGCCTGGCCGATGAAGCCGCGTTCGTGGCCGACACCATATCCCGACTGTTGGAGGATCCACGGCCACTGATCCGGACGAGGGAAAATGGCAGTATGGTTCAACGACGGGTACGGCCTGAAGATATTACCGTCCTCTACCGCAAGCGCAAAGGCGTCAGTCGATTGCTGGATGAATTATGTCGACGACAGGTACCGGTGGTCAGGGATGATGAAGGTGGTTTTTTTCAACAACCGGAAATCCGTGACTGTCTGGCCCTGGTTTCCCTGCTGGCCGACCAGGGTGATGAGCTGGCCTTACTGCGTCTGCTGCGCTCTCCCTTGAGCCGGCTGCCGGACAGTGCTTTCCATGAACTGCTGGAACAAAGGCTTAAAAATCAGGAGGGTAATCTTCTTGATCAATACCTGGCCGGCAGTGATGATTCATCGCTGGCCAAAGCCTTGAGCGCCACCGTCATCCAGAACCAGGGGCTGCCACTGGGGCAGCGATTTGCCCTGTTTCTGGAAATCACCGCCGCCCATAGAATGTACCAGACCAGGCCAGACGACCAGACCCCGGCCGCCAACCTGGACCGCTTTCTCTCTTTACTCAGTAACAACGGCTATCACTCGGCTATCGAAGCCCGAACCCATTTACAAAAACTCAGCCAGGCAGACGAGCTGAGCGGATCTCTGGGACAACGGCAAAATGCCGTCCGCCTGATGACCATTCATCGGGCCAAAGGGCTGCAAAGCGAAATAATTTTTCTCTTCAATGCCGGCGCCGGGATGCGACAGGATGCCGGCATTATCATCAATCGGAGCAGTTCACGGGATCGTTTTCCTCTTCTCTTCCTGCCCCGGGCCAAAGATGACCTGCCACCGGTAGATTTTCTCGAAGAGATGAAAACCATCAACCAGCAGGAAAGCTTCCGCGAAGAAATCCGTGTTCTTTATGTTGCCCTCACCCGGGCTACCCAACATCTTTTCATCACCGCCAACACTAAAAAAGCGGATGAAATGCCGGAAGTCATCACCATCATGGAGCAAGTCCTGGGAGAAATGGCAGCGAAAAACGAAGACCTGACCGGAGCACCATGTCTGGCCGGGATTTGGCTGCCCCATGAACAGGACCGCGGGGACACCGCTAAAGCAATGTCCCCGAATGTTAAGGCTTTTGCATCAGCGGCAGAAAATCACCGGGAGAGGCTGCACATTGATCCGGCATTACTGCGATCATTCCGGCGTCAGGGACGACGTTCACCCAGCAGTGAAGAAATCCTGCCGACAGCACCCACCGCCGGCAGTTTATCTGACCGGATTCTAGGGCTTATCGTTCACCGGGTACTGGAAGAAGAATTGAAAGGATTGAAACCATCACTGGCGGCTACCTGCCGGGGCTGGGCCCCGGCAGAAAGGTATGAGGAATATTTTTCCAAAGCGGAAAAAATGCTGGCCCAACTTCGGCTGACATCCGGTTACCGACAACTTAAAAAAACTGCTGTCCATGCCGAAAGCGCCATTGCCGGCTGGACAGAAAACGGACAATATATCCTCGGCCGGCTGGATGTTCTGCAAATAGAAGATAACCGGGCAGCGGGACTGGATTTTAAAACCGGGGAAATCAACCGGTCTCAACTTGACACCTACCAGCGGCTGCTGGCCGAGATTTTCCCTCATGGCAGCATGTCGGCCATCCAATCAGCAGAAAAAATTAAAGAAACGGGGGAAACATACGAAGAGGAATGGTAA